From one Anopheles bellator chromosome 1, idAnoBellAS_SP24_06.2, whole genome shotgun sequence genomic stretch:
- the LOC131216374 gene encoding histone PARylation factor 1-like encodes MDKPDCKYGADCYQKNPAHKEKYAHPPKQGAVEDGEQPTTSERPPAEGEDGGNNSGSTKRLFNEEQLDEDLKRCKRPPTPEKDDNNAEEAESGRQYHGLARQRHKLPEVPMDVGMMSDLYDPQIEYSKRAEYKELCEDPKEFIRHKFLVAMPACFDALWEFCVAEQPNGKPEDVFDKVGLRLVGPFDVLAGKFKDVKIHEPGDYLRHWRFYFDPPEFQTVLVKKGSGLHYGYWRDEPDNTDGLVACNDVDKGCEFKIIGQNVFDAIIHFLNENATVTPFNKGQIGNLKKRISEWTTAKGIPLQGGDKIKARDKLVVCKTFHKAGLVVPYDRKRDLGYRPLLESDANLRKMLTKFNNIDRAKEKAKFQDLMMELQALITAANIAVDECDFGTALELALDLFCHGTTNLHEVMKPLFFTGYSMLKRPQYIAIIKSHLDNRRQGLNLDLLSKE; translated from the exons atggataAGCCCGACTGCAAATACGGTGCCGACTGTTATCAGAAAAATCCGGCGCATAAGGAAAAATATGCGCATCCGCCTAAGCAAGGGGCGGTCGAGGACGGTGAACAACCAACCACATCCGAGCGACCACCGGCCGAAGGTGAGGATGGCGGCAACAACAGTGGATCCACAAAACGGTTGTTCAACGAAGAGCAGCTCGACGAGGACCTGAAGCGCTGCAAACGTCCGCCGACACCGGAGAAGGACGACAATAATGCGGAAGAAGCGGAAAGTGGCCGACAATACCACGGCTTGGCGCGGCAGCGCCACAAACTGCCGGAAGTTCCGATGGATGTCGGCATGATGAGCGATTTGTATGATCCTCAGATCGAGTATTCGAAGCGGGCCGAGTACAAAGAGCTGTGCGAAGATCCGAAAGAGTTTATCAGGCACAAGTTTCTAGTCGCGATGCCAGCGTGCTTCGACGCGCTGTGGGAGTTTTGTGTGGCCGAACAGCCCAACGGCAAGCCGGAGGATGTTTTCGACAAGGTTGGCCTACGGCTGGTGGGCCCTTTTGATGTGTTGGCGGGAAAGTTCAAAGATGTGAAGATTCACGAACCCGGTGATTATCTGCGCCATTGGCGATTCTACTTCGACCCTCCCGAGTTCCAGACGGTATTGGTGAAGAAGGGTAGCGGCCTGCACTACGGGTACTGGCGCGATGAGCCAGACAATACCGATGGACTGGTGGCGTGTAACGACGTCGACAAGGGATGCGAGTTCAAAATCATTGGCCAGAACGTGTTCGATGCTATCAT CCATTTTCTGAACGAAAACGCCACCGTTACTCCATTCAATAAGGGGCAAATCGGTAACCTAAAGAAGCGCATTTCAGAGTGGACGACCGCGAAAGGCATTCCGTTGCAGGGTGGCGACAAAATAAAGGCTCGCGACAAACTGGTCGTGTGCAAAACGTTTCACAAGGCCGGGCTAGTCGTACCTTACGACAGAAAGCGCGACTTGGGCTATCGCCCACTGCTGGAAAGTGATGCCAACCTGCGCAAGATGCTCACGAAGTTCAACAACATTGACCGGGCAAAGGAGAAGGCAAAATTTCAAGACCTCATGATGGAACTGCAAGCGTTGATAACGGCTGCCAACATCGCGGTAGACGAGTGTGACTTTGGTACGGCGCTGGAACTAGCGCTGGACCTTTTCTGTCACGGCACAACTAATTTGCACGAAGTGATGAAACCCTTGTTCTTCACCGGCTATTCGATGTTGAAACGTCCACAATACATCGCCATCATAAAG TCCCACCTCGATAACCGACGACAAGGATTAAATTTAGATTTACTGTCGAAAGAATAA
- the LOC131216268 gene encoding COP9 signalosome complex subunit 9 yields the protein MKPNVVADEMFPEGPGPFMDLEEAGGSTGLLMDLAANEKDVHADFFNDFEDLFDEDEDAQV from the exons ATGAAACCGAACGTAGTGGCGGATGAAATGTTTCCCGAAGGTCCTGGCCCTTTCATGGACTTGGAAGAG GCCGGGGGATCCACAGGGCTGCTGATGGATTTAGCTGCCAACGAGAAGGACGTTCACGCCGACTTTTTCAACG ATTTTGAAGATCTCTTCGACGAAGATGAGGATGCACAGGTGTAA
- the LOC131206465 gene encoding transcription factor Dp → MAHHTKPVNFVIQDTTKQGQQHIFHVLNTATGTRTTLPATSVTAVKTIVTKDLSGTTTGTAVHGQDTMNLMGGTVVAGGGLAAVSATTSTNVPTASAVIGGQSFTMPMMRKLPPGVAKKLITVPKHKLILPQSSTQKTVNGKTVVHVSPKLYKVISASSPQSASRNLTFAAPANLTNLQGVASTSSSSTVGNNGTTIAIPSTSAAMSQSSFGTSYSTGAPMMTSVGVGNRVIIGGSSIVGGDAGDETDDIAKASPPVKVVGPKKSAVYQKTVSDQPLPPHQVQQHSYSKKAFPRQTIHNTPSRRRKTDKAGRGLRHFSMKVCEKVQAKGTTTYNEVANELVAEETQNNNSPVADPATYDQKNIRRRVYDALNVLMAMKIISKEKKEIRWHGLPTSTSITEYDDLEKENEKARRRIEEKQQQFRDLVQQHVALKSLIARNQANEERGLVPNHSAAVQLPFIVVNTDRKTNINCNMTNDKSEYSFKFEDTFEIHDDLEILKRMGLSLGLESGQCSEADLKEIKSMVPQSVAKYIEKYGLGLDEEDGENWEMSSIYNGQDNDDSLSTQDMLGYHDNTNDMLDDDMKFEDDEDD, encoded by the exons GCCAGCAACATATTTTCCATGTACTgaacacggccaccggcacccggacTACGCTGCCTGCCACCAGTGTTACGGCGGTAAAGACGATCGTCACGAAGGACTTGAGCGGCACCACTACCGGCACCGCCGTTCACGGCCAGGACACGATGAACCTGATGGGTGGAACAGTGGTCGCTGGCGGTGGGCTCGCAGCCGTCTCGGCGACAACCAGCACCAACGTCCCTACCGCTTCCGCCGTTATCGGTGGCCAG AGCTTtacgatgccgatgatgcgAAAGCTGCCCCCGGGAGTCGCCAAGAAGTTGATCACCGTTCCCAAGCATA AATTGATTCTTCCTCAATCGTCAACTCAGAAGACCGTCAATGGTAAAACAGTGGTCCATGTTTCGCCCAAACTG TATAAGGTAATTTCGGCGTCCTCCCCGCAGTCCGCAAGCCGCAACCTGACGTTTGCTGCCCCCGCAAACTTAACAAACCTGCAGGGTGTCGCCTCGACCAGTTCCTCGTCAACGGTTGGCAACAACGGAACCACGATCGCTATCCCATCCACCTCGGCGGCGATGTCACAATCGTCCTTCGGGACTTCCTACAGTACCGGAGCACCGATGATGAcatcggtcggtgtcggtaaTCGAGTGATCATCGGCGGCAGTTCCATTGTTGGTGGTGACGCTGGGGACGAAACTGATGACATTGCCAAGGCATCACCACCGGTCAAAGTAGTGGGACCGAAGAAATCCGCCGTGTACCAGAAGACGGTTAGTGACCAACCTCTACCGCCTCATCAGGTGCAGCAACATTCGTACAGCAAAAAGGCTTTCCCGCGTCAAACGATACATAATACGCCTTCACGACGCCGAAAGACGGACAAAGCCGGGCGGGGCCTGCGCCACTTCTCGATGAAAGTTTGCGAGAAAGTGCAGGCCAAGGGCACGACCACGTACAACGAGGTAGCGAACGAGCTGGTGGCAGAGGAGACGCAAAACAACAATAGTCCGGTTGCCGATCCGGCCACGTACGATCAGAAGAACATTCGGCGACGCGTGTACGATGCGCTCAACGTGCTGATGGCCATGAAGATCATTTCTaaggagaaaaaggaaatccGCTGGCACGGATTAccgaccagcaccagcatcacgGAGTACGACGATCTGGAGAAGGAAAACGAGAAGGCCCGGCGGCGCATCGaagagaagcagcagcagttccgcGATCTGGTGCAGCAGCACGTCGCCCTCAAGTCGCTGATCGCTCGAAACCAGGCGAACGAGGAGCGGGGCTTGGTACCGAACCACAGCGCGGCCGTTCAGTTGCCATTTATCGTCGTAAACACCGACCGCAAGACCAACATCAATTGTAACATGACTAACGATAA ATCCGAGTATTCGTTTAAATTCGAAGACACCTTCGAGATCCACGATGATCTGGAAATTTTGAAACGCATGGGTCTGTCGCTAG GTTTGGAAAGCGGACAGTGCTCGGAGGCGGatttgaaagaaatcaaatcCATGGTTCCGCAATCGGTCGCGAAGTACATTGAAA AATATGGACTCGGGCTGGATGAGGAGGACGGTGAGAACTGGGAGATGAGCTCGATCTACAACGGGCAGGACAACGATGACAGTTTATCTACCCAGGACATGCTGGGATACCACGACAACACAAACGACATGCTGGACGATGACATGAAATTCGAGGATGACGAAGATGATTAA